The following proteins are encoded in a genomic region of Solea senegalensis isolate Sse05_10M linkage group LG5, IFAPA_SoseM_1, whole genome shotgun sequence:
- the LOC122769308 gene encoding rasGAP-activating-like protein 1 yields the protein MARNTSLYFRIVEGRNLPAKDVSGTSDPYCIVKVDNEVVARTATVWKNLNPFWGEEYTLHLPMGFHSLSFHVIDEDTIGHDDVIGKITLSKDAIRSQAKGVDSWLNLTRVDPDEEVQGEIHLSLELLKDTDKISLRCQVIEARDLAPRDISGTSDPFARVIFNNHSAETLIIKKTRFPHWGETLELELDPEELSEEGNVTVEVWDWDMVGKNDFLGKVEIPSACLHKTPLLEGWFRLLPLGNNDVDAGGKLGALRLKVRLVEDRILPSVYYQPLIDLLVESVISPAEVEDSSALTMLEDVTTVESRQDVAMTLVKIYLGQGLVVPFLDYLNTREVNHTTDPNTLFRSNSLASKAMEQFMKAVGMLYLHEVLKPIINRIFDEKKYIELDPCKIDLNRTRRISFKGAVSEAEVRDSSVEMLQSYLTSIIESIVGSVDQCPAVMRVAFKQLHKRVEEQFAEPENEDVKYLAISGFFFLRFFAPAILTPKLFQLRDQHADTRTSRTLLLLAKALQSVGNLGLQLGHGKEQWMAPLHPIILRSVASVKDFLDKLIDIDHDIVSEVPQRAVFMPSVAVKEGYLHKHKAEGPQLLSRFAFKKRYFWLTSETLSYAKTPDWQVRSSIPVQCVCAVERVDENAFQQQNVMQVITQDNDGQTNTMYMQCKNVNELNQWLSAIRKVSIYNERMLPSFHPGAHRSGKWTCCLQADRAVTGCSRTHSAVTLGDWSDPLDPDVETQTIYKQLFQGRDKLRKKYLELPDADETLRDKEKISDIHPDGAECDAQRLKPGPSVTARLLAVVDDLERAHDTFQRREKQEAAGVILNP from the exons ATGGCCAGAAACACATCTCTTTATTTTCGCATTGTCGAGGGCAGGAACCTCCCGGCCAAAGACGT CTCTGGAACCAGTGATCCATACTGCATTGTAAAAGTCGACAATGAAGTTGTGGCCAG GACGGCCACAGTGTGGAAGAACCTCAATCCTTTCTGGGGTGAAGAATACACACTGCACCTGCCCATGGGTTTCCATTCTCTGTCCTTTCACGTCATCGACGAAGACACCATCGG CCACGACGACGTCATTGGAAAGATCACTCTGAGCAAAGATGCCATCAGATCTCAAGCCAAAG GTGTGGACAGCTGGCTGAACCTGACGCGGGTCGACCCGGACGAAGAGGTCCAGGGGGAGATCCACCTGAGTCTGGAGCTGCTGAAAGACACAGACAAGATCAGTCTGCGGTGTCAGGTCATCGAAGCCAG AGACTTGGCTCCGAGAGACATCTCCGGGACCTCTGATCCGTTTGCAAGGGTTATTTTTAACAACCACAGTGCCGAGACTTTG ATCATCAAGAAAACCCGTTTCCCTCACTGGGGAGAGacactggagctggagctggatcCGGAGGAACTGAGTGAGGAAGGGAACGTCACTGTGGAGGTCTGGGACTGGGACATGGTCGGCAAGAACGACTTTCTGGGCAAG GTGGAGATACCCTCTGCCTGTCTGCACAAGACGCCTCTGTTGGAGGGCTGGTTTCGTTTGCTGCCCCTGGGAAACAACGACGTCGATGCCGG CGGGAAACTGGGGGCGCTGCGTCTGAAGGTGCGTTTGGTGGAGGATCGGATTCTTCCGTCTGTTTACTACCAGCCTCTCATTGACCTCCTGGTGGAGTCCGTCATCTCCCCCGCGGAG GTGGAGGACAGCAGCGCTCTCACCATGCTGGAGGACGTGACGACGGTCGAGAGCCGCCAAGACGTGGCGATGACTCTGGTGAAGATCTACCTGGGCCAAGGCCTGGTGGTGCCCTTCCTGGATTACCTGAACACTCGCGAGGTCAACCACACCA CTGATCCCAACACTTTATTCCGCTCTAACTCACTTGCCTCCAAAGCCATGGAACAATTCATGAAG GCCGTCGGCATGCTGTACCTGCACGAGGTGCTGAAGCCCATCATCAACCGCATCTTCGATGAGAAGAAGTACATCGAGCTGGACCCGTGTAAGATCGACCTGAACCGCACGAG ACGAATTTCCTTCAAAGGCGCCGTGTCAGAGGCGGAGGTCCGGGACAGCAGCGTGGAAATGCTCCAAAGCTACTTGACCAGCATCATCGAGTCCATCGTGGGCTCAGTGGACCAGTGTCCTGCCGTCATGAGGGTGGCCTTCAAACAGCTGCACAAGAGAGTGGAGGAGCAATTTGCCGAACCTGAGAACGAG GACGTGAAATATCTGGCCATCAGTGGATTCTTCTTCCTGCGCTTCTTCGCTCCGGCGATCCTCACGCCGAAGCTGTTCCAGCTGAGAGACCAGCACGCCGACACTCGCACCAGCAGAACACTGTTACTGCTCGCCAAG GCGCTGCAGAGCGTCGGGAACCTGGGCCTTCAGCTGGGTCACGGGAAGGAGCAGTGGATGGCGCCGCTCCATCCCATCATCCTCCGCAGCGTGGCGTCCGTCAAGGACTTCCTCGACAAGTTGATCGACATAGATCACGACATCG TGTCGGAGGTTCCTCAGAGAGCCGTGTTCATGCCCTCGGTGGCGGTGAAGGAGGGATACCTGCACAAGCACAAGGCGGAGGGGCCGCAGCTGCTGTCGCGCTTCGCCTTCAAGAAGCGCTACTTCTGGCTGACGAGTGAGACGCTGTCCTATGCCAAGACGCCTGATTGGCAG GTGCGCTCCTCCATCCccgtccagtgtgtgtgtgccgtggAGAGGGTGGACGAAAATGCCTTCCAGCAGCAGAACGTGATGCAGGTCATCACCCAGGACAACGACGGCCAGACCAACACCATGTACATGCAGTGCAAG AACGTGAACGAGCTGAACCAGTGGCTGTCGGCGATCAGGAAGGTCAGCATCTACAACGAGCGCATGCTGCCCTCGTTCCACCCCGGCGCTCACCGCAGTGGCAAGTGGACCTGTTGCCTGCAAGCGGACCGCGCTG ttacaGGCTGCAGTAGAACCCACTCAGCGGTGACTCTGGGTGACTGGAGCGACCCGCTGGACCCTGACGTCGAGACGCAGACCATTTACAAGCAGCTTTTCCAGGGCAGAGATAAACTGAG gaAAAAATATCTGGAGCTGCCAGACGCGGATGAGACGCTGAGGGATAAAGAAAAGATCTCTGACATTCACCCTG ACGGTGCAGAATGCGACGCTCAGCGCCTGAAGCCGGGTCCGAGTGTCACCGCGCGGCTGCTGGCCGTCGTCGACGACCTGGAGCGGGCTCACGACACCTTCCAGCGCAGAGAGAAGCAGGAAGCCGCCGGTGTCATTCTGAATCCGTAG